Proteins found in one Quercus robur chromosome 2, dhQueRobu3.1, whole genome shotgun sequence genomic segment:
- the LOC126715179 gene encoding polypyrimidine tract-binding protein homolog 1-like isoform X1 — protein MSTSGQPQFRYTQTPSKVLHLRNLPWECTEEELIELCKPFGKIVNTKCNVGANRNQAFVEFGDLNQAISMVSYYASSSEPAQVRGKTVYIQYSNRHEIVNNKSPGDVPGNVLLVTIEGVEAGDVSIDVIHLVFSAFGFVHKIATFEKAAGFQALIQFSDAETASAARNALNERSIPRYLLPEHVNSCHLRISYSAHTDLNIKFQSHRSRDYTNPYLPVNPTAIEGIVQPAVGPDGKKKELESNVLLASIENMQYAVTVDVLHTVFSAFGTVQKIAIFEKNGQTQALVQYPDVNTAAVAREALEGHCIYDGGYCKLHLSYSRHTDLNVKAYSDKSRDYTIPDISLLAAQQASALPAAQPVWQNPQAGPMYPGNDFTAPGAGPAQYPGGQVAPWDPSMQAGRPPFVSAPSTYPGQSYAASSVSSYASAPMPSSSSSHTPTSQIPSPGASMGLSPGAQANLRPGGVSSPSHLQQGVSPNVRPGGASPPGQPAYYGQ, from the exons ATGTCGACCTCCGGGCAGCCCCAGTTCCGGTACACCCAGACCCCATCAAAGGTCCTCCATCTCCGCAATCTCCCATGGGAGTGCACTGAGGAGGAGCTCATCGAGCTCTGTAAACCCTTCGGCAAGATCGTCAACACCAAGTGCAACGTCGGCGCTAATCGCAACCAGGCCTTCGTCGAATTT GGTGATTTAAATCAAGCAATTTCAATGGTTTCATATTATGCATCATCTTCAGAGCCTGCACAAGTTCGTGGTAAAACTGTgtatattcaatattcaaatagACATGAAATTGTCAACAACAAAAGTCCCGGCGATGTTCCCGGAAATGTCTTATTGGTAACCATTGAGGGTGTAGAGGCCGGCGACGTTAGCATTGACGTTATTCACTTG GTATTTTCTGCATTTGGCTTTGTGCATAAAATTGCTACTTTTGAGAAGGCTGCAGGTTTCCAG GCATTAATCCAGTTCTCTGATGCTGAGACTGCATCTGCAGCAAGGAATGCATTAAATGAAAGAAGCATACCCAG GTATCTGCTTCCAGAGCATGTTAATTCATGTCACTTGCGTATTTCATATTCTGCACACACTGATCTGAACATCAAGTTCCAGTCTCACAGAAGCAG GGACTATACAAATCCATACCTTCCTGTGAATCCTACTGCAATTGAGGGAATTGTGCAG CCTGCTGTAGGGCCtgatggaaaaaagaaagaactcgAGAGCAATGTGCTTCTTGCTTCAATTGAGAACATGCAGTATGCTGTCACTGTGGATGTTCTTCACACA GTATTCTCTGCATTTGGTACCGTTCAGAAAATTGCTATATTTGAGAAGAATGGTCAAACTCAGGCACTCGTCCAATATCCCG ATGTTAATACTGCAGCAGTTGCCAGAGAAGCTTTAGAAGGACATTGCATATATGATGGTGGCTATTGTAAGCTTCATCTATCATACTCTCGTCATACTGATCTCAATGTAAAG GCTTACAGTGATAAAAGTAGAGATTATACAATCCCAGATATAAGTTTGCTTGCAGCACAACAAGCGTCAGCGCTCCCTGCTGCTCAACCAGTTTGGCAAAATCCTCAGGCTGGTCCAATGTATCCTGGGAATGATTTTACAGCTCCAGGTGCTGGTCCTGCTCAGTATCCTGGTGGACAGGTAGCACCATGGGATCCTAGCATGCAAGCGGGCAGACCTCCATTTGTCTCGGCTCCTAGCACTTATCCTGGTCAAAGTTATGCAGCATCCTCAGTTTCTTCATATGCCTCTGCACCAATGCCATCTAGTTCTTCCTCTCATACACCAACCAGCCAAATTCCTTCTCCTGGGGCATCTATGGGATTATCTCCTGGGGCTCAAGCCAATTTGCGACCTGGTGGCGTTTCATCTCCCAGTCATCTTCAACAAGGGGTTTCTCCAAATGTGCGACCTGGTGGTGCTTCACCTCCTGGTCAGCCTGCATATTATGGCCAATAG
- the LOC126715180 gene encoding KH domain-containing protein HEN4: MAGQRNNYGKRTHSQSDHSDNGGNKRRNPGDDRDQFVIDSEDTVYRYLCPVRKIGSVIGRGGEIVKQLRADTKSKIRIGETVPGCEERVVTLYSSSDETNAFEDTGNYVSPAQDALFKVHDRVIAEDLHGDEESDGGHQVTARLLVPSDQIGCVIGKGGQIVQNIRSETGAQIRILKDDHLPPCALSSDELVQVSGEAPVVKKALYQIASRLHDNPSRSQHLLTSSVPNVYQSGGSLMGPAGGAPIVGIAPLMGPYGGYKGDTGDWSRSLYSAPRDDASSKEFSLRVVCPTANIGGVIGKGGAIINQIRQESGAVIKVDSSTSEGDDCLITISAKEFFEDTFSPTIEAAVRLQPRCSEKVERDSGIISFTTRLLVPTSRIGCLIGKGGAIVTEMRRLTKANIRILSKENLPKVASDDDEMVQISGDLDVAKDALIQVVTRLRANLFDREGAVSAFLPVLPYLPVSADGSDSLNYESRDSKRHGRVHSYSGGYGGSSDLAAADNYGSYGGSQIGGSGNAYGAYGGYSSGRTGSSGLSGQAPVSRRRNYGY; this comes from the exons ATGGCTGGCCAGAGGAATAATTATGGGAAGCGGACCCATTCTCAATCCGACCATTCTGACAATGGCGGTAATAAAAGGAGAAATCCCGGTGATGATAGAGACCAATTTGTCATTGATTCGGAGGACACTGTATATCGGTATTTGTGCCCTGTAAGAAAGATTGGAAGTGTTATTGGTAGGGGTGGGGAAATTGTCAAGCAGTTGAGGGCAGACACTAAATCAAAGATTAGGATTGGGGAGACAGTGCCAGGATGCGAGGAGCGTGTTGTTACTCTCTACAGCTCCAGTGATGAGACTAATGCTTTTGAAGATACTGGCAATTATGTTTCTCCAGCACAAGATGCTCTTTTCAAGGTGCATGACAGAGTTATCGCTGAAGATTTGCATGGTGATGAGGAATCTGATGGAGGTCACCAAGTTACTGCTCGCCTTCTTGTTCCATCTGATCAGATTGGTTGTGTAATTGGAAAGGGTGGACAGATAGTTCAGAACATTCGTAGTGAGACTGGAGCCCAAATTCGCATTCTTAAGGATGATCATTTGCCACCTTGCGCCTTAAGCTCTGATGAGCTGGTACAG GTATCTGGGGAAGCCCCAGTTGTGAAAAAGGCTCTATATCAAATTGCATCTCGCCTTCATGATAATCCTTCACGTTCTCAGCATTTGCTTACTTCTTCTGTACCCAATGTGTACCAATCTGGTGGCTCACTTATGGGTCCGGCTGGTGGTGCCCCAATTGTGGGCATAGCTCCACTGATGGGTCCTTATGGAGGATACAAGGGTGATACTGGTGACTGGTCTCGCTCCTTATACTCAGCTCCTAGGGATGATGCATCTTCAAAAGAATTCTCTCTTCGTGTAGTTTGTCCTACTGCCAATATTGGAGGCGTGATTGGCAAGGGTGGTGCCATAATCAATCAGATCAGACAGGAATCTGGGGCTGTCATTAAAGTTGACAGTTCAACTTCTGAAGGAGATGATTGCTTAATAACTATTTCAGCAAAGGAG TTTTTTGAAGACACATTTTCTCCAACTATAGAAGCAGCTGTGCGTTTGCAACCCAGGTGTAGTGAGAAAGTTGAAAGAGATTCAGGAATTATCTCATTTACAACCCGCCTGCTTGTGCCGACTTCACGAATTGGCTGTCTTATTGGCAAGGGAGGAGCTATTGTAACTGAAATGAGGAGACTCACCAAAGCTAATATTCGAATACTCTCAAAGGAAAACCTTCCCAAAGTTGCATCCGATGATGATGAGATGGTGCAG ATTTCCGGAGACCTTGATGTTGCCAAGGATGCTCTTATACAAGTAGTTACACGGTTAAGAGCAAATCTTTTTGATAGGGAGGGTGCAGTGTCTGCATTTCTGCCAGTTCTTCCATATTTGCCTGTGTCAGCTGATGGTTCTGATAGTTTAAACTATGAAAGTAGAGATAGCAAAAGACATGGTCGTGTGCATTCTTATTCCGGTGGTTACGGTGGCTCAAGTGATTTGGCAGCTGCTGACAATTATGGAAGTTATGGTGGATCACAG ATTGGAGGCAGTGGCAATGCCTATGGAGCTTATGGTGGTTATTCTTCAGGACGTACTGGTAGCTCTGG GTTGTCAGGCCAGGCCCCTGTTTCTCGTCGGAGAAACTATGGATACTAG
- the LOC126715179 gene encoding polypyrimidine tract-binding protein homolog 1-like isoform X2, giving the protein MSTSGQPQFRYTQTPSKVLHLRNLPWECTEEELIELCKPFGKIVNTKCNVGANRNQAFVEFGDLNQAISMVSYYASSSEPAQVRGKTVYIQYSNRHEIVNNKSPGDVPGNVLLVTIEGVEAGDVSIDVIHLVFSAFGFVHKIATFEKAAGFQALIQFSDAETASAARNALNERSIPRYLLPEHVNSCHLRISYSAHTDLNIKFQSHRSRDYTNPYLPVNPTAIEGIVQPAVGPDGKKKELESNVLLASIENMQYAVTVDVLHTVFSAFGTVQKIAIFEKNGQTQALVQYPDVNTAAVAREALEGHCIYDGGYCLQ; this is encoded by the exons ATGTCGACCTCCGGGCAGCCCCAGTTCCGGTACACCCAGACCCCATCAAAGGTCCTCCATCTCCGCAATCTCCCATGGGAGTGCACTGAGGAGGAGCTCATCGAGCTCTGTAAACCCTTCGGCAAGATCGTCAACACCAAGTGCAACGTCGGCGCTAATCGCAACCAGGCCTTCGTCGAATTT GGTGATTTAAATCAAGCAATTTCAATGGTTTCATATTATGCATCATCTTCAGAGCCTGCACAAGTTCGTGGTAAAACTGTgtatattcaatattcaaatagACATGAAATTGTCAACAACAAAAGTCCCGGCGATGTTCCCGGAAATGTCTTATTGGTAACCATTGAGGGTGTAGAGGCCGGCGACGTTAGCATTGACGTTATTCACTTG GTATTTTCTGCATTTGGCTTTGTGCATAAAATTGCTACTTTTGAGAAGGCTGCAGGTTTCCAG GCATTAATCCAGTTCTCTGATGCTGAGACTGCATCTGCAGCAAGGAATGCATTAAATGAAAGAAGCATACCCAG GTATCTGCTTCCAGAGCATGTTAATTCATGTCACTTGCGTATTTCATATTCTGCACACACTGATCTGAACATCAAGTTCCAGTCTCACAGAAGCAG GGACTATACAAATCCATACCTTCCTGTGAATCCTACTGCAATTGAGGGAATTGTGCAG CCTGCTGTAGGGCCtgatggaaaaaagaaagaactcgAGAGCAATGTGCTTCTTGCTTCAATTGAGAACATGCAGTATGCTGTCACTGTGGATGTTCTTCACACA GTATTCTCTGCATTTGGTACCGTTCAGAAAATTGCTATATTTGAGAAGAATGGTCAAACTCAGGCACTCGTCCAATATCCCG ATGTTAATACTGCAGCAGTTGCCAGAGAAGCTTTAGAAGGACATTGCATATATGATGGTGGCTATT GCTTACAGTGA